TAAGGCATGCATCAGGTTTACTTAGTTACTCTAAGTCCCGAAAGCGCGTGGCCGTGTACTGGCTGCCCTGGTCGGAGTGCACGGCGAGCCCGGGTGCGGACTGGCGCACAGCCAGCGCCCGGCGCAACGCTTCGTGAACCAAGTCTTCGGGCATCGCCAGAGCGCATGTCCCAGCCCACAATTTTTCGCGATTAGGCGTCCTGCCAGCTGGCCAACTAGAGCCAGCCGCCGCCCTGTTTGGGCAGGCACGTGATGTTGCCTACCAGGACCTGGTTAGGGGCCGTGGGGGCCGGCTGGACCAGCAAGCGGTTAACCGCCACGCGCCTGCCGTGACCCCAGGTAGCGGTAGTGCGAGGTACAAACAGCGGGGCTGCTGGGCGCGCAGTAGCTGCTTAGGTCTACCTGCAGCACCGTGCAGAGCGCCCGCACCGGCACAGCTGCGCGGTGCTGGTCAATGAAGCAGTAGCAGCTCACGGAGTTTCGCGGTTGAAGATGGCCAAGGCTTTTTTTAATATGACCAATTCGCGCTGCAGACGCTGGTTCTCGGCCCGCAGTGCCCGCCATTCCGAGTCGCGGGTCTGCTCCACGCTACCCGCTGCCACAACGGTTTGTTACTGCTGCCGGCGGTAGCGCAGCTTCTTGCTGATGCCCAACTGCCGGGCCGCCGCTTGGGGCGAGTGGCTTTTGCCGGCCAGACGCAAGGCTTCGGTCTTGGATGCATCGTCGTATTTGCGCCGCTTATCCGGCTTGCTGACGTGCAGAGATGTTGCCATGACGGCAGGAAAATACGTCCTTATTCCGTCCAGCCTCACTAGACCACCTCATAATAGTCTCCACATCCTGGGAGCTTTCCTATAACATGAACTCTTGCCAGTCAAGCTCCTGCTCTGTAAGGGAGGATAGTAACACAAGTCCAACGCCCATTAATCCTTGACGCAGGTCGTCAACTGGCAATACCTCAATACCAGCTGCCAATTCTTGCCGGACTAGCTTCAAGGTTTGGTCTAGCCAGGAGTGATACCCTTGCTTGTATGCTGGATGGCCACTTAACTGATAGAGCTTCCGATACAACATCACTACTCCAGCTGCGCCCCGGTCAAACTGCGCGCAAACTATGCCCGTAGTGCAGCTCGTAGTTCGCAGCAAAGTACTGAGCCCAACTAACTCCGCAATCTTCGCTAATTCCGCATCCTTGAGTAAATCATGGGCCTCGTACAACACCCAAGCTTGTCCTAAGTCGCCCTGATGCCAGTTCATTTCCGCACTATAGCTGATCTGTCCCGTAGCTTTGCAGAAGTGGTCCGGAAAAATTGAATATCGGCATTCCCCAAAGTCAACTGCCTGTCGTAACGGCAGTAGTGTTAGAATCCCGTCCCGGACTTTTTGCTGGGTATGGGAATCCGATAGACCTTTTCGGCACAACCTCACCAGCAATAGAAGTTCACCTGCTTGTCCCGACGTCAGTCCAAGTAGTATAGGATCTGCCTGCTCCAGCTGGGCACATAAAGGCAGCAGTAATTGAATGTTTCCCCGGATGCCTTCATCATCTAGGCGTAAGCTGAAGTAGCGAAGAATTGAGAAGATGCGCGCACGGTTGGCCGCCGCGGGAAATAGCATCAGGCATTCCTGTAATAAATTCTGATCATGGGCACGAAGAACCGTTTGGATTCGCTGAGCTACTACAGGCTGTTGCACCCTAAGCCGTGGATAGAGCCACGCCAGCAAAACCAAATGCTCATTCTCTATTTTCAACGGGGAATAACTTAAATAATCAAGGATTTGTACGCCCATCTTTTGGATAAGAACAGCATCCTGCTTCTGCCCAAAAACGGTGTGAACGCAATATTGATAACAAGTAGAACTAAGTAATTGCAGCAGCGTGACACCCTCCCGGTTCCGCTCTATAAGCAGCGAATGTAGGAGCTGCCAACCCTGCATAACGTTTATTGGCAACTGGTACACAACGTCTATTGAGGAAGATCCACTGAGTGGAGGTAAAGAAAAGATTGCATCCTGCGCCTGATGATAAAATCCACAACGACAGCTTGTTGACAACAAGCTGTCGTTGTGGGTGCCCAGGTTAGCCGCAAGGCAGTGAAGCAACCACGCGATTAAAGGCAGAATTAGGACTGTGCTCTCATCACTTTGCGTAGTAAAGCCAGTTTTTTACAAGAAAGTAATCTCCGTAACGGTAGCAACGGAGGTAGGGGCCGTTGCAGAACCATGAGCAGCCTTCTTGAATCGGGTAACAATAGTCTTCGTGAATTGAAACTTGGGGTTATTATTCGCGTTTTTCATCAGATTCTATTGTTTGAAGAAATATGGATAGAAATGCGTTTGACTTGAACAAACGTAGATGATTGGTAAAATTTACTAAAAACTGTTACACCAATCCCCCTATTAGATAGACCAACCCTGCTTTTCTTGCATTTTGAAGCAGTACCGAATCTGCCCCCCCCCCCGCCCGTATGGATGCAATGCACGGGGCTAGCGACCAGGGAGGGCTTGATAGCCTGGAAACAGAATATCCAGGCAAATTGGAGGTTCTGGCGATCTAAAAGCTCCCCAGAACCTCCCGGAGCAAAAACCTTATGCCTACGCCCGCAGGATGGCTAACAAGTAGCTCATTGTTGCTTTCGACTGCATCAGACAAGGTGCCTTTGCCGAGCCACCGCGGGCCACGCGCGTAATGGGCAGCAGATTATTGAGCCGAGTACTGAAGATGCCATCCTGTAAAGTCCGCCCCGTGCTGACTGACGACTTAGGGTATTTTCCTGGGCAGCTGCACCGGTGAATTGGTGGTTTCCGGGCGATTACTGCTTGACCCGCAGCTGCTGCTGCTTCACTTCAACGCGCCGCGCCGCTTAGTTGACTCGCCCACTACTAACGGCAAAGTCGAGCGCTTCAACTGGCTCCTGAAGGCAACCATCATTCGGCGTTGAACAAACTATAGTCCCGGTCAAAGAGCACCCACAAGCCTGTCTACTGTTCTACGATCACGCCAAGCAGCAAGGATACCGATGCGGGTTGACGCCACGCGAATTTTTCTGTGCCTAATGGCATAACCGCCTAATTAGCTTCCCTTGTAACCCGCCCCAACTAAGTTCGGGGCTATGCTGCTAGTAGAGTGAACGTCCATATTTGATAGTTTAGCACTTACTTTCACTGTATGAGAAATAGTGCTATAAAACTTAAGCCAATCCTGCTTCACTCCATGGCTTGGGTTGGCTTCATCATATACGAACTACTCATCGGAATTGCGATTCGCCCCGCATCGATCAGCCTGCTCGAAACAGGGATGGGATTTTGTATTAATGCGACACTGTTTTACACCAATTGCTTAGTACTAATGCCCTGGCTTTTTGCCCGGCGGCGCTATGTGCTTTACTTCCTCTCCCTTGTAGGACTATTAGGGTGCTTCATTGTGATACGACATATCCTTAGGGTTGATGTCTTTCCGTTGTTGGGCATCCCCGTAGCCACCCCCATAGTTTCGCTAAGGATCTTCATTGCCGAATCACTTTACCGGGGCATGTACTTTTTGTTGCCAAGTATTGGCTATTGGTTCGCGCGCAATACTATCCAATTGGAACAGCAAAAACGCGAGCAGGAGCATGAGTTGCGAGTAGCCGAAAAGAGCCTGATGGAAGCCAATTTATCGTTTCTAAAGAATCAGATCAACCCACACTTCTTATTCAACTCACTTAACTTTCTTTACGCTCAAGTGTATCAGTATTCTGAACAGACGGCTAAAGGCATTCTGTTACTGTCAGATATAATGCGTTATGCACTGCAGGAGGACGACGACAATGGCAAGGTGATGCTGAACAAAGAAATTCAACACCTTCACAATTACATTGCTATCAATCAGTTACGATTCAACAATCAACTTCAGGTACAGTTTGAAGTCCGTGGCAACTTGCAGTTCATGATGATCCTGCCACTGGTCCTAATTACATTCGTAGAGAACTGTTTCAAGCATGGAGAGCTATCAGACCCGCGTAATCCGCTGTTGATTCAACTCAGCATAGTCAATAACCAACTAACTTTTCACACCCATAACATGAAACGTAACGGTCCCAAGGAAAAATCAATGGGCATCGGCTTGGCCAACACCAAGCATCGGCTTGAATTGACATATCCAAACCGCTATACTTTGACTATAAACGATGAGCAGAATCACTATACTTGCCATCTTACTATTGCCTTGTAAACTATGATTTCTTGTCTAATCGTGGACGATGAACAGGGAGCGATAGATATTCTACGCACGTTTATCGAGAAAACCCCTTTCCTGAGTCTGCAGGGTAGCACAACCAATCCTATTGAAGCTCTAAGTATAATTCAAAACCAGCCGGTAGACCTGCTGTTTCTGGATATACACATGCCTCAGCTTTCGGGTCTTGACTTTATGCGCCTACTGAAAGGCCATACCAAAGTTGTTCTTACCACTGCCTACAATGAGTTTGCTGTCGACGGATTTGAACTGGAAGCCTTGGACTATTTGCTCAAGCCCATTGCATTTGAGCGATTCCTGAAGGCTGCTCAAAAGGCTCTTAACGTCGCTATGGAGCCTTCTTCGCACTGGCAGGTAGCCGAGAAGAAAGATGATTATATCTTTGTTAAGACGGAGAGCAAAGGCAAGATGACCAAGGTTAACTTCGATGAAATCGTATTTGTGGAAGGCATGAAAAACTATCTTTCCATTAATACTTATGAAGATCGAATTGTCACGCTACTCAATATGAAGGACTTAGAAGACCGGTTACCTTCCCAACAATTTATGCGCGTGCATAAATCTTACATTGTGGCTTTAAACAAGATTAAGGCGCTCGACGGCAACCAGATATTGTTCAAGAACATAAAAGCCTACGTGCCATTAGGGGAAACCTACCGTAATGCCTTTTTCGAAGCCTTAAATGAGAAGATGATGGGCGGCAAGAAGTGACTCAGTTCTGTTTCCGGTGAATCGCCTGCTGCGACGTATGGTGCCGGTGCAGAAAATCGTAAAGTAATAGTTCGTGTAGGCGTGCCTGAACCGGGATCAAACGGTTCAACAACATGTGCAGGTAAGAGCCAAGCAATTGCTCCTTACTCAGACTTACCGCGCGCTGCTTAATCAGCAATGTTAGCTCTTGCGCTGTGGCTGCCAGTGCCGGGGGGACTATGGCTGCTTCGGTCCGCGCCAGTACTTGCTTGATGGCCGTCCGAGCCGTCCTGTATTTAGTATCGAGCTGCAGTTTTAAGTTCTTATCGAGATTGAATTCCCGCCCAAACTGGTCCTTCAGCCCCTGTAACAGTGCTATTTTTTCCGCCGCCGAACACTCAAAAGCCATCAGTAATTCTTCCATTGCTCCCAATCCCCACAGCCAGCTATCTGCCTCTCCATTTTGGCTGGCCAGCACCTCCAACACTGCCTTGCTCTGGTAACCAAAGAGTTGTTCAGCCAACTCAATAGCTTGACTACCGTAGCGCTCCAGCTCACGCCGGTAAGTATCAGTCTGTAATTTCCAGATTACCCCGCTAGCAATAAAAGGCTGCAAATAGCTGCTGATGAGCAATATTATCTCCCCAATGCGTCGAGGATCAGGCAAATGGAATCGCAGGCGCAAGTGGTTCTCAGGATCAGCGTAGCGAATAAAAAACCAGTTATCTATTAAGCTTTGTTGCTGCAACTGCTGGGTTAAGGGCTGAATAGCTTCCAGTAGGACACTATCGGCCGCCTTTTGACCGCAGTATAGTTTATAGTAAAGCCACTCCGACCCTATTGAAAATTCACGCTGCTCGGTTGTTGGCCTGCCGGCAAGCGGCCCAAGCCGGTTTACGGAGTAGCTTGGTTGCTGCCGCACTAATTGTGCAATAAATTGGTGAGCATACGGCTGCCCCATTGAGTCGCGTACAGGACTCGTGATGGGATCAAACAAGAATTCTTTCACCTCAATACAGGACCGGTTGCGAATAATATCAAGCCAAGTCTTTACCACTGAATCGTTTTCGGCATCCACCAGAAGCTCATTATCACCATCAGCAAGAGTGAACAGCCGAGGCAACTTCCACTGTTGTCGGAACTGACGAAAGCAAGCAGCACTACTGGCCGGCTCCGCAGCTAGCAGTGATTTCAAATCTGCCTGGTTGAAGCGCCAGCAAGCAGGCTCTAGCACCACTTGCCGATAAACAAGGCGGGGCAGAAACGTATGGTGCTCCGATACTGATTGCCAACTGAAACCTAGCTTTGGCTGCAGGCCCTGAGTTTGCAAGTCGCCTAGCAACTGATACACTGGTAGCGCTTCATGCGCAAAATTGTGTGCTGTGCTTAACCGCGGAATAATCTGCTGTCCTGTGCGGCTGGAGCGTAACACTAGTTGCTGATCCCTTACTGATAGCAGCAGTTCCTGTACCTGTACTTGCTCGGTCGCGGGCCGCGTCGACTGGGCCAGATAAGGAATTTCCACAGCTCGTAAACTCGGCCGTAACAGTATATTACCAACGCGGCTAGCGGGTAGATGACAGATTTCGGCAAATATTACTGCCGGATTATAGTCTTGCTCTTGCTCCACAATAGTGCGTACTATGTGCTCAATTGCCGGTACTGCGTGCCCAAAGCGGCTTAATAAATTGACGGCACTTGCGCCCCCTACACTTTCAAGTAGCACTTGCTCAGCTCCAACTAACCGAAACATTACGCTCACAGAAGGGGGAAGGGGCTCGGCAGCTGGTGTAAAATTCTCTACCTCAAGTCGCGTTATTTCAACAGTATACTGTCCAGCTCGCGCCGCTGACAGTAGCTTCTGATACATGTACTGCTGCACCGGCGATTGTGCGGTAGCGGATCCAAGCGGCTCAACCATTGGTAGGACCAGATCGTCAATCAGAGGGGAATAACTGCTCTGGCCGTACTCGGTGTAGGATAAACCGCTTTCGTTATCAAGTGCTTCTAGCAGAGGCACCTCCCGGTCCTCGTAGCGCGCCTGAAAGCGCCGCCGAAAGTCATTGAGTCGCGTTTGTTGCGGCGCCGGAGTCAAGTAACGCAGTATGTCCAGCGCGTCAAGCAATTGGTCCTGCAGAGCTGTCGCTAGCGTAGAATTAGCCGACAGGCCCGTTACTGCATCGGTCTGAAACAGTTTACCAGGCTCAATAGGGACACCTAAAGGGGCTAGGGTTTCTATGATTCGTTCGTAAGAAGCCGCGAGATTAACGGGTGCTTGGTCTACTGCCGCTAACTGCTGGCGAACATTCTCTAAAATATGAGTTGCAGTGGTAAGTTCCCCTGCCTGAGGGGCAGCCTCTACCAGCCGAGTTAGGACTTGCTGAATACGGAAAAAAAACTCTTTGCCAGTAACAGTAGGTTCAAGTTCATGTACCAGTACTTGGGCCTTAATTAGCTCATCAATGAACTGCGCAGCGTGCTGCTGATCATCTTCTTCGTCACTAAGTACGGCAATCAGTTCCGAGTACTGCAAACCTGCCTGGGCAGCTGTCAGCAACTGGTACAAATACGCAGATCCTTCGACGGCACTAATCTGATGGTGTCGGATCCCGTGGCGGTACTGATGCTCAATGTAGCGCAGTTCGTCTCCTACTCGGTAAATACTAGTATTGGGCCAGTAGCGCAACTGGGACTTACTAGTGGGATGCGCTGCCAGTCGGTGGGCTAGAGCACACAAGTAGTGCATATCCAGACGTGTGTGCCGAGTCGCATTTTCTGGTACTACTTCTATCTGACTCTGCTTACCCCACGTTACTATACCACACCCAGCAAACAGGCCAAATGGAGTACACCGGCTGAAACTACGCAGATAGTAGCGGGTAAGGGAACCACGCAGCTTTTTTACCTTATGGGAATCAGTAAGCTCACCATTTTGCCACTTATGGCACTGCTCGTACAGCGCTGGGGAGGCTAAATATACTGCCTCCATGAAGCGCTCATTGGCTAAGAAGGTCTGAATGGTAGCGTAGTCGATGGTCAGCTGAAAAGGCTGGGTAGGAGTACGCAAAATGAGGTGAGGATGGAAGCAATAAACATCTTTCATGAAGAACAGATTGCATAAAACTCCGAATGCCGGATAGTTTAGAATGTACTGCTGCCCAAAAAACCGGGCATTTTAAGGGGGATTTGTTAGGCAAATTTGTGGTGGGTTGAAGGTAGAGGTTTGGGCGAAGAATTAGGCGGGAGGGGCCCTATAAAGGCTTGATGGGGACGGTGGTAATTGTAGTAGGGAAAGTAGGCCTGCCGCTGCTCGTAGAGGTAGTGGCTATTGATGGCGGGGTTGAGGTACAAGCACTCCCTTTTGACCGAGCGCCAGAGGTGTTCGATGAAGGCATTATCGGTGGCCCGGCCGCGGCCGTCATGGCTAATCTGGCAGCCGACAGCCAGCAGCGCCTGCTCGAAGGGCTGGCTGGTAAACTGGCTGCCTTGATCGGAGTCGAAGATGAACGGGGCGGGTTAGGTGGCCAACGCCGTGTGCAGGGCCGTAAGGTAGAAACCCACGTCGAGCGTGTTGCTCAGCTCGAAGCTCAGCATATAGCACGAGTGCCCGTCAAGCACGGTCACCAGCTAGAACAAGCCCCGGTCCATCGGCACGTAGGTGATATCGGTGCTCCAAACTTGGTTTGGCGCCGTCAGCACCTGTTCGCGCAACAGGTACGAATAACGCGTTTTGCCTTCGCCAGGTACCGACAGGCGTAGTTTTGTAGTACTCCCTAAAAGTTGGACAGTTTCTGGCGGCTATCTTAGTCAACGCCATGAACCCAAAACGCACCCGTCGCCGCTTTACTGCTGCCTTCAAAGCAGAAGTAGCGTTAGCCGCCCTGACGGAGCGGCACCCGCTGGCTGAACTGGCCACGCGCTACCACTTGTCCGTCGCACAGATTAGCCGCTGGAAGCTGCAGTTGCGCCAGCAAGCGGCGCAGGTCTTCACGGAGGCCAGCCCGGCCGCACCAGCCTCGTTGGATGTAGAACCGCTGTACGCCGCCATCGGCCGGCTGCAGATGGAAAATCAACTGCTAAAAAAAACGTTGCCGCCATGCGCGTAGCCCAGCAACGGGCCCTGGTGCAAGCCAGTGCCGAAGGCTCGGTGCAGGCCCGCTGCCAGGCGTTGGGGCTGGCCCGCAGCAGTTACTACTACCAGCCCCGGGGCGAAAACGCGCTGAACCTGGCGCTGATGCGCCTACTCGATGAGGAGTTCACGCGCCACAACTTCAAGGGCGTGCTGGGCCTGCGCGACCACCTGCGCCAGTTGGGCTACCCAGTCAACGAAAAGCGGGTGCGCCGCCTGGTGCGGCTCATGGGCCAGGAGCCGGTCTATCCCAAACCGCGCCTGTCGGTGCCCGGCCAAGGTGTCACGCGTTATCCGTACCTGCTGCGCGAGCGGGTGCTGACGGCTCCCAATGAGGTCTGGAGCACCGACATTACCTATTTGCCTATGGCCCGGGGCTTCCTCTACCTGGTGGCTGTGCTCGACTGGCACTCGCGCTACGTGCTGAGCTGGGAGCTGAGCAACACGCTCGACGTGGGCTTCTGTCTGAGCGCGTTGTCCGGGGCGTTGCAACAGCAACCGGCCCCCTTTATCTTCAACTCCGACCAGGGCAGCCAATTCACCAGCCAGCCATTTGAACAGGCCCTGCTGGCCGCCGGCTGCCAGATCAGCCGCGACGGCCGGGGCCGCGCCACGGATAACGCCTTCATCGAGCGGCTCTGGCGCTCGGTCAAATGGGAGTGCGTGTACCTAAATCCGGCCACCGATGGCCAGCACCTCTACCAGCAGCTGCACGCCTACTTTACCTACTACAATCA
This Hymenobacter canadensis DNA region includes the following protein-coding sequences:
- a CDS encoding lanthionine synthetase LanC family protein; the encoded protein is MQGWQLLHSLLIERNREGVTLLQLLSSTCYQYCVHTVFGQKQDAVLIQKMGVQILDYLSYSPLKIENEHLVLLAWLYPRLRVQQPVVAQRIQTVLRAHDQNLLQECLMLFPAAANRARIFSILRYFSLRLDDEGIRGNIQLLLPLCAQLEQADPILLGLTSGQAGELLLLVRLCRKGLSDSHTQQKVRDGILTLLPLRQAVDFGECRYSIFPDHFCKATGQISYSAEMNWHQGDLGQAWVLYEAHDLLKDAELAKIAELVGLSTLLRTTSCTTGIVCAQFDRGAAGVVMLYRKLYQLSGHPAYKQGYHSWLDQTLKLVRQELAAGIEVLPVDDLRQGLMGVGLVLLSSLTEQELDWQEFML
- a CDS encoding sensor histidine kinase: MRNSAIKLKPILLHSMAWVGFIIYELLIGIAIRPASISLLETGMGFCINATLFYTNCLVLMPWLFARRRYVLYFLSLVGLLGCFIVIRHILRVDVFPLLGIPVATPIVSLRIFIAESLYRGMYFLLPSIGYWFARNTIQLEQQKREQEHELRVAEKSLMEANLSFLKNQINPHFLFNSLNFLYAQVYQYSEQTAKGILLLSDIMRYALQEDDDNGKVMLNKEIQHLHNYIAINQLRFNNQLQVQFEVRGNLQFMMILPLVLITFVENCFKHGELSDPRNPLLIQLSIVNNQLTFHTHNMKRNGPKEKSMGIGLANTKHRLELTYPNRYTLTINDEQNHYTCHLTIAL
- a CDS encoding LytR/AlgR family response regulator transcription factor, which encodes MDDEQGAIDILRTFIEKTPFLSLQGSTTNPIEALSIIQNQPVDLLFLDIHMPQLSGLDFMRLLKGHTKVVLTTAYNEFAVDGFELEALDYLLKPIAFERFLKAAQKALNVAMEPSSHWQVAEKKDDYIFVKTESKGKMTKVNFDEIVFVEGMKNYLSINTYEDRIVTLLNMKDLEDRLPSQQFMRVHKSYIVALNKIKALDGNQILFKNIKAYVPLGETYRNAFFEALNEKMMGGKK
- a CDS encoding lantibiotic dehydratase translates to MKDVYCFHPHLILRTPTQPFQLTIDYATIQTFLANERFMEAVYLASPALYEQCHKWQNGELTDSHKVKKLRGSLTRYYLRSFSRCTPFGLFAGCGIVTWGKQSQIEVVPENATRHTRLDMHYLCALAHRLAAHPTSKSQLRYWPNTSIYRVGDELRYIEHQYRHGIRHHQISAVEGSAYLYQLLTAAQAGLQYSELIAVLSDEEDDQQHAAQFIDELIKAQVLVHELEPTVTGKEFFFRIQQVLTRLVEAAPQAGELTTATHILENVRQQLAAVDQAPVNLAASYERIIETLAPLGVPIEPGKLFQTDAVTGLSANSTLATALQDQLLDALDILRYLTPAPQQTRLNDFRRRFQARYEDREVPLLEALDNESGLSYTEYGQSSYSPLIDDLVLPMVEPLGSATAQSPVQQYMYQKLLSAARAGQYTVEITRLEVENFTPAAEPLPPSVSVMFRLVGAEQVLLESVGGASAVNLLSRFGHAVPAIEHIVRTIVEQEQDYNPAVIFAEICHLPASRVGNILLRPSLRAVEIPYLAQSTRPATEQVQVQELLLSVRDQQLVLRSSRTGQQIIPRLSTAHNFAHEALPVYQLLGDLQTQGLQPKLGFSWQSVSEHHTFLPRLVYRQVVLEPACWRFNQADLKSLLAAEPASSAACFRQFRQQWKLPRLFTLADGDNELLVDAENDSVVKTWLDIIRNRSCIEVKEFLFDPITSPVRDSMGQPYAHQFIAQLVRQQPSYSVNRLGPLAGRPTTEQREFSIGSEWLYYKLYCGQKAADSVLLEAIQPLTQQLQQQSLIDNWFFIRYADPENHLRLRFHLPDPRRIGEIILLISSYLQPFIASGVIWKLQTDTYRRELERYGSQAIELAEQLFGYQSKAVLEVLASQNGEADSWLWGLGAMEELLMAFECSAAEKIALLQGLKDQFGREFNLDKNLKLQLDTKYRTARTAIKQVLARTEAAIVPPALAATAQELTLLIKQRAVSLSKEQLLGSYLHMLLNRLIPVQARLHELLLYDFLHRHHTSQQAIHRKQN
- a CDS encoding integrase core domain-containing protein, giving the protein MFDSDQGSQFTSQPFEQALLAVGCQISHDGRGRATDNAFIEHLWRSVKRECLYLNPAINSHYLYEQRQAYFPYYNYHRPHQAFIGPLPPNSSPKPLPSTHHKFA
- a CDS encoding transposase, encoding MNPKRTRRRFTAAFKAEVALAALTERHPLAELATRYHLSVAQISRWKLQLRQQAAQVFTEASPAAPASLDVEPLYAAIGRLQMENQLLKKTLPPCA
- a CDS encoding IS3 family transposase — protein: MRVAQQRALVQASAEGSVQARCQALGLARSSYYYQPRGENALNLALMRLLDEEFTRHNFKGVLGLRDHLRQLGYPVNEKRVRRLVRLMGQEPVYPKPRLSVPGQGVTRYPYLLRERVLTAPNEVWSTDITYLPMARGFLYLVAVLDWHSRYVLSWELSNTLDVGFCLSALSGALQQQPAPFIFNSDQGSQFTSQPFEQALLAAGCQISRDGRGRATDNAFIERLWRSVKWECVYLNPATDGQHLYQQLHAYFTYYNHQRPHQALKGLTPAQFFAQTPTFKPSSICLTNPA